The Leguminivora glycinivorella isolate SPB_JAAS2020 chromosome 1, LegGlyc_1.1, whole genome shotgun sequence genome includes a region encoding these proteins:
- the LOC125225054 gene encoding uncharacterized protein LOC125225054: MHMGEGELINLCRTQQMLVQHACHYRRKTQLRSRTWTRRPLASTGARCPSRRLSSRLPPRPHELTVVYAQKHPPIITFGKPDAVVGGLLRANCTSAPAAPAPRLTWYIDNEKVDEESVRYFSYRVSSSTRTKGGGGYRHRKHQHRYIAPEFNYTAKYWALVSETTAAPVLNHTKHTKCTLNEHSEEAAKIRERPRVHPATPISCGCR; encoded by the exons atgcATATGGGCGAAGGAGAACTAATTAACTTGTGCCGCACTCAGCAGATGCTGGTGCAGCATGC ATGTCACTATCGACGGAAGACTCAATTACGATCGAGAACCTGGACCCGTCGGCCTCTGGCCTCTACTGGTGCGAGGTGTCCCTCGAGACGCCTATCTTCACGGCTGCCTCCCCGCCCTCACGAGCTGACTGTTGTCT ATGCGCAGAAGCACCCGCCGATCATAACGTTCGGGAAGCCGGACGCGGTTGTGGGAGGGCTGCTGCGGGCAAACTGCACCAGCGCGCCGGCGGCGCCTGCGCCGCGGCTGACCTGGTACATTGACAATGAGAAG GTGGACGAAGAATCGGTGCGATACTTCTCTTACCGGGTATCCAGCTCTACCCGTACGAAAGGAGGAGGGGGCTACCGGCACAGAAAGCACCAACACCGCTACATAGCGCCAGAGTTCAACTATACGGCTAAATACTGGGCGCTCGTGAGTGAGACTACGGCTGCGCCCGTGCTCAACCACACCAAGCATACGAAATGCACGCTCAACGAACacagcgaggaagctgccaag ATCCGCGAGCGTCCTCGCGTGCATCCAGCGACGCCGATCTCCTGTGGGTGTCGGTAG